ACGCGAGTAGTGACGTCGTGAACGGCGCGCTGAGTCCGAGCATGGGTCCGGCGATGAGGTAGCTGGATGCGCCGATGACGAGGGTGGCCATCGCGGTCTTGGGGCCGCCGCGAAGTCCAAGCAGGCCGAAGGTCCCAGCGACGAAGACTCCCGCGCCGCCAAAGGCCGAGGACTGCTCGACCAACTCCACGACGCTTTCGGCGCTGAGGGCGAGCAGCAGCGCGAGGGCGCCGGAGATCACCACCATCCAGCGTGCCGAGCGGACCTTGCTTGCTTCGCTCTGTTCCGGCCACAGTGCGGGCAGCAGATTGTGGGAGACCATCGACGCACTGACGAGCAGCGTGCTGTCGACGGTGGAGAGAATCGCGCTCACCAGCGCGCCCACGAAGATCACGTAGGCCACGGTGGAGAGATGTTGCTCTGCCAGTGCAGGCAAGAGCTGCTCGGGATGCTCCAAAGACGTCAGCGTACCGCCACCGACCAAGCCGAGAATGACCGGCAGAAGCCCGACGCAGAAGTAGAGTCCTGCCGCGAGCAAGGTGCCTCGCCGTGCGACACTCGGCGTGCGCGCTGCCATGGCGCGCGCCGCCAGCTCTTGCGCAAAGAGCGAGCCGATCACTGGTACGGCCCAGGCTTCGACGACTTCCGACTTGGAGGCCGCGGCGGGAATCAGCGAAAGCCGCGCTGCCGGGACCGCCGCGAGGGCATCGAGCCCTCCGAGTCGTGAGAAGACCAGCACGGACAGCACGACCAACCCGACGATGAGCACGATGGCCTGCACCATGTCCGTCACCGCGTCGGCGTAGAGTCCGCCGAGGACGGTGTAGAACACCGCCACGCCTGCAGCCAGGGCGATCGCTGCAGTCAGCCCAATGCCCGTGGCATGGTCGAGTACCTGGCCGAATGCTCGCACCTGCGCGCCTGCCCACAGCACGCTGGTCGGCACCATGACCAGCGCGGCGAACTTTTCCGCGCCGGGTGAGAAGCGTTCGCGAAACAGATCCGCAAGCGTGGTGTAGTTGCCCGCCCGCAGGCGCGCCGCATAGAAGGTGCCCGCGATCACGAGGCACAAGGTGTAGCCAAAGGGCTCCGCGATGCTTCCCGACAGGCCCGAGCGATGCACGGCGCCCGCGGAACCGATGCAGGCCTCGGCACCGAACCAAGTCGAGAACACGCTCAGGGTCACGAGCGGCAACCCAAGGCGTCTACCCGCCAACAGGTAGTCGGTCTCGGTTCGTACGCGACGTGAGGCGACGTAGCCGATGATCATCTGCAGCACGACGTAGGCAGCGATGGCCCACGCGACCAGATTCACCGACGGATTCCTCCGAGCTGCGTGCCCATGAGTGCCCGGTATGGCGGACACGGTTGTCAGGCGTCAAGCACCGCGGTGCCCGTCGCCCGCACGCGCTGGCGTGAATGGGTTGGCCTTCGCGCGACAGAAGGTTTTGAGACCCGCTTCGAGCTGCGGGCGGCTACACTCGCTGCTGCCGATGGCACCCATGGCGAAAGGGAAGGAGCAGCGGGTCAAAGGCGTCGTGTTCCGTTCGCGCCTGGAAGCGATCGGCCGGCTCTACGGACCCGCGGCAGTCGAGGAAACCCTCGACGCCCTGCCCGGCGGCTTGGCCGAAGGGCTTCGCTACCATTCGATCATCGCTTCGTCGTGGTACCCCGTCGCTTGGGCACGGGACTTCTACGCGACGGCGCGCCGCGTCTGCGGAGGTGGGTCCTCCTTTGCACGTGATCTGGCGTACGAAGGCGCGAACTTCGAGTTCAAGGGCATCTATCGCCTGATGATCTCGCACCTGTCGCCGCAAACGATGTTGCTCTTCGCGCCGCGCGCGTTTCGCACGTATTGGGAAAGCGGCGAACTGCGCGTAGTGGACCGACAAGACAACTACGCTCGCGCAGTCTATTCGGGCTGCTACGGCTTCGACTACAACATCTGGGAAAGCGTGCTGGGCGTCACGGTGCGTGGCGTCGAGATCGCCGGCGCCAAGGAACCGCGGATCCAGAAGCTACGCGGCGGTGGCGACGGCGACCACGAACTCGAGTTCGAAGGCTGGTGGTCGTCGTGGTAGGTCGACGCTGAACCTTCGCGCCGGGTGGGAAGCGCGTGAGACTCTGGCCTGCGGCGACCACACCGTTCGCGGTGGGATGTCGTACGTTGCGCCAGACCGTTCAGGGTGACATGTAGCTGTGAGACCGCCGTTCATGGTGCTGACGGCAGCCGTCAACTCGCTAACGATTGTTGCTCGAGCTTGCTGCGCGCCCTCGGCTTCTGCAGGCACGGCACTTGCTCACTGCGCGCACATGCGAAAGCTCTTCGAGACTGTCGTGCTTGGCGGCACGCTCACCATTGCGTGCTCTGACCCGAACCAAGGAGTCGCGAGCGCACCCGACAGCGGTTTGCCTACAGCCGATGCGCAGGTCGACGCGACGGATGCTGCGCCGGACGCCCCGACGACAGTGGACCCGGCCGGCTTCCGCGTGACCGGCGCGTTGTGGCACGCGCGCTCGGCGCACACTGCGACCCTTTTGGACGACGGTCGCGTGTTGGTCGTTGGCGGTGAGAGCGTCACCACACGCAGTCCCCTTGCTTCCGTGGAACTCTACGACCCCGTCACCGAAAGCTGGACGGAGGGTCCGACCCTTCCCGAAGCACGAAGCAACCACGTTGCGGTGAAGTTGAGCGACGGCCGTGTGCTCGTGGCGGGTGGCGGGATCAGCGCGCCCATCGGCGTTCCCAAGGGTGAAGGCGTGTTGGCTAGCGCGTTGCTCTACGACCCAGTGAGCAACTCATGGACGCCCACTGGCGAAATGCACGAAGCACGAAGTCACTTCGCTGCGCTGCGCTTGCCTTCGGGCAATGTGTTGGTCGCTGGAGGTGGTGCGGGTACTCACGACCACGGCAGCACCTGCAATGGCTACGGCGTGACGGACTGTGGTCCGATTGGCGACGCCCTGGCCAGTGCGGAGATCTACGATACGAGTAAGGGCACCTTCGCACCGACGGGACCGCTTGCTTCCGCGCGCTACTCCTTCACTTTGGATGCCGCGAGCGGTGCCGATGCTCTCGCCGTGGGCGGAGCGAATGACTTCAAAGAAAGCTTCGCCTCCACCGAGCGCTTCGACGAAGCCTCGGGAGTCTGGTCGCCAGGGCCGGCGCTCGCCTCGGCGGATCGCCTGTTCCACAGCGCTGCGCCCCTGCCTTCCGGGCGACTGCTGGTGGGCGGTGGCAAGAAGTCGAACACGGCAATGTTGAACAGCGCCGTATGGGTCGACGTGAAAGGGATGAGCTCGGAGCTGACCGGATCCCTGGGTACTGCGCACACCGTGGGCGCCTTCGTTCCCCTCGCGTCGGGACACGTTCTCTCCGTCGGCGGGTTCACTTGCCCGAACCCCTGCGCCCCGATCGCCCTGGCCGAGATCTACGACGAAGCGTCAGGTGCCTGGACCGGCATCGGCGCGCTCGCCACGGACCGAGCGGGTCACAGCGCGACGCGATTGAAGGACGGACGCGTGTTGGTGGTCGGCGGCTTCAGCGCGGCCGGCAATCTCACGAGCTGCGAAGTCACCGAATGAACGGGACGGAATCTGCGAGGTAGGACTGCCTGCGTACCGCCACGACACCAAGGTGACGGCGCCCAACCTATCCCGAGTGTCGCCGCAGGAACGCGATGGCGGCGGCGCGGATCGCGCCGCTCTCGTCTCGCAAAACCGAATCGTGGGTCTCGCGTGGTAGTAGCACGAGTTCTGCGTGATCTCGCGCTGCGGCGTGCAGCTTTCGAGCGTGTTCGGGCGAAACCTGCGTATCCGCCAGGCCGTGAATGAGCAGCATGGGAGTCCGAGCGCGCGCTACTGCTGCGAGCGGCGTGTCCTCGGGATCGAAGGCGGCGGTTGCCGCAGCGTCGCCAACGGCTTGGTCCAGCCAGGTGTCGGGGATCAACCGTCCCGCCGTGGGCAGATAGCGCTTCTCGTAGTCCGTGACGACCGAGCGCAGCGACGAGAACGCCGCAACGGACACGACAGCGGAAATGCGTGGATCGATCTGGCCGAGTCGAATCGCTACGGCGGCGCCATAGGAATAGCCGAAGACAGCGAACCGCGCTTCCGGATGCTTCTTCGACAGCACGTCAATCAGCTGCGATACGTCCTGAGCCTCACGCGTGCCGTAGGTCAAGTGCGTTCCCGTCGAGTGCCCGTGTCCTCGCAGATCGACGACGACGGCGCGGTGACCGGCAGCGACGAACGACCGCGCGTGGGCGAGCATGGAGCTCTTGTCCAGGCGCACGCCGTGCAACAAGATCACCGTTTGGCGCTGGATTTGCGTGGTCTTGGGCGTCAGAACCCAGGCCGACAGCGTGGCCGCGGGGGGGCCCACAGCGACCCGCAGCTCGGTGGCATCGCAGGGCAATGGCAGCGGTCGCGACGCACCCGGTCCGAGGCCGCCGCCATTGGGTGCGTAGGCCAAGGCATACGAAACCGACGCGCGGAAGGTCAGATGAACGACCGCGAGGAGCAAAGCCACGGCGACCAGCGCCGCTCCGGTGCGCCGAAGCATTCAGCGAAGGCTAGCTCATCCCGCGGCCGGTGCATCACGCCCAGCGCTGGAGCCATCTTTGCGATGACGGCGCAGGTGAACGAGCGTGATGATACAGCCCACAAAAAGCGCTGCTTCCCAGATCAAAACGGCCGCTCGTGAGCTCGGGCGAATGCCTGCTACGAACTCGACGGTGCGCACGATGAAAGTCGTGTGCTCCCGAAGTTCCGGGTTGTGGCCAGCCTCGTACGCCTCGCGCGCGAGCGTCGTCAGGAAGCACTCGCCCAGCACGAAATACGACAACACCGAGACCGAGAGAAACACGAGGGAGTACCAGACGAAGGCACGGGTCAGGTGCTGCCAACGCTGGAAGAACAGTAGCGGCAGCCCGAGCCCCCAGACCACCATGGCCAGGGCATGAAAGCCGTCGACGGCAGCGCCGAGAAGCTCGAACACGCCAAAGGGGAGTGCAAAGTGCGTTCCCAATGCCCTCTCGGTCGTGGACGTGAGAATCCGTGACCAATGCTGCCGGGACACCGGCCGCATCGTGCTCACGCGCGCCTACTGATGGCGGACGAAGCCGCGGAAACTCTACCGGTCGTCAGAAGGTCTGATCGGGATAGCGGAACAACAAGTAGGTCGGGTTCGCAGAGGTGGGATTCGCGACGATCGCGCCGTCGGGGTACTTGTCGTTGCGATGGATCTGGTGAGCGCTGCTGGGTTTGGTCCCATCGGAATAGGCGTACACGGATACGGGCGCTCCGAGTTCGAGCTTCGAGCAAATGAATTCGACGGCCTGGTCCATCGTCACGTTGGAGAAGTCGCCGCTGTGCACACCCAAGTCGGTCGGGTAGTCGAGGACCTGGTTGAGGTGCCAACCCTCAGCGTAGGGTTCGCCGATCAAGGGCGCCTGCACCGTGGTCGTCGCGACACCGTCCACGGAGGCGACCAAGCGTTGCACCTGACCGTTGATGGAGAGCTGCACCGTCACGTGCGTCGAGTTCGGCTGTGCGCACTGTTGGTCGCTGGGGCGCACCAGCGCGACCAAGGTGCCGTCCGCACGGCCGTTGCTTTTGCTGAAGAGCGAACCAAAGTCCGTGGCACAAGGCTTGGCCTTGTCGTCACAGCTGGCGCTCGCCCCTGCGCCACCACCAGTACCGGTCACGCCCGCCGTGCCACCGGCTCCGCTAGTACCACTCGCCGCACCAGAGCCAGCGGTTCCGCTCGAGCCACCCGAACTGCCAGAGTCGAGCTGCGCATAGCCCCCTGAACCGGAAGCGTTGGAGTCCTCGCTGCTACAACCTGCACCGACCAGTGCGAGTGCCAGTCCCAACGCAGCCAACTTCGTCATTGATGTGCCGTGCATCGCTCGCTCCGGGTTGTCGTCGCCGCTGCGTCTTAGCGCAAAACCCGCAAGCTGCCGACCGCCCGTACGTTCCGCGAGCAAATCGTCGCTGGATTGGGGGCATGTCGCGCTCGCGCCAGCTCCCTCGGGCTTGGCCAGAGAAGTCCCGGCCAATCGCATGTCGGTTTCACGCCACACGCTGAGCTGCCCCGCCCGCGGTTGCGAGCTCGACCTGGTCGACGCCATCGAGCGTAGTTGGCAACGAATGAGACCTGACGTAGCTGTCGAGCATGAAGCACCAACTTCTCGCAGCTTTGGTTTGTGCGTTTGCAGCCATGACTGCGCCGGCATGCAACGGCGACGATGGTGGCGGTGGCAGTGCGACGGGTGGTGCCGGCGGAGCAACGGGTGGTGCCGGCGGAGCAACGGGTGGCGCGGGCGGTGCTGCGGGCGACGCGGGCGTTCCTTGCACGATGAACTGGACGGGTGCCGTCACCGGAACTGCCGACTGCACCAGCAAGTCCTCCAGCAAGTTCCTCGGTGGAGGACCTTCGCCGACCGTCAACTGGTTCGTCGCGGGTGAATCTACGGATCACAAAGTCAACTTCAGCTTCACCGTCACCAAGCCGCCCACGGCGACCAGCTACACCGGCGCGACTGGCGACGACCTATTCTGCGAAGCCAGCGTCGTCGCGAAGGATCTGACTTCCACCTGGAGCGCAGATTCGAAGCAAGCTGGCTCCGGTACGAGTTGTTCGATCACGTTGACGAGCGTCACCGACGATAGCTCCGGCGCTACCTCGACCTTCATCGCCCACGGCACCGCGACCGCCACCCTCATCAAACAAGCGGACGCGTCCCAGGTGTCCCTGACCGTGACGTTCTGAGCCGCCGCTCGTTACGACCAGAGAGTAGTTGAAGGCCACTGCGTGGCTGCCGTTCGCTAGCTCCAGGACTGGAGCTCCAGCAGGTTGCCCTCGGCATCGCGCGCGTGAACCCAATGCGTTTCCCGGTGGCTCTCACGTTCATGCGGGGCTATGCGTGCCTCAAAGGAAGAAAAAGATGGGACTCTTCTCAGCGCTGTTCGGCCCGAAACACGAAGTTCTTCCGGTCCACATCGAGACCGAAGCCGACTTCAAACGCGAGGTGACTCGCAGCGAGGTTCCCGTGATCCTCGACGTATGGAGTGACGGCTGCGTACCGTGCCGTCAGCTCGCACCGGTGATGACCGACGTGGCGACGCGCTACGAAGGCCGCATCAAGGTCGCCGAGGTGAACACCTCGGGTCCCATCGGCGTCTTGCAGCGACTGGGCGTGACGGCGACGCCCACGGTTCTCATCTTTCAAGACGGAAAAGAACTGGGCCGCGTCGTTGGCTACCATCCGCGCAGTTGGTTCGACGAAATGATCGAGACGGAGTTCCCCGACGAAGCGGCGTCGGACGCGGACTGACGACGCGAAGCTTGTGCCCCCATCGTCCCTCGGCGCTGAATGCTCGTGCGTCGATGGGCGCTACCAAACCGCGTCGAGGGCGTCCCAGAGTTCTTCGACCAAGACTACGTCCTGCCCAGAGCCGGGCGCTCGATGACCCGCGACGACCCACCGAGCGACGATGTCGAGGCTGAGCGTTTCGAGGAGCGCGAGTTGCTTGGACGTGAAGCCCTGAGGCGTCCACTTGATCTCGATGGCGACGGCCCTTCGGTTGGGTAGGTGAACCAGCAGATCCACTTCGACCCTTTCTTTCGAGCGCACGAAGCTGAGTTGTGGTGGGAGGCCGCGGTTCTGAAAGCAACGCACCACCTCGCCCACCACCAGGTTCTCCCAGAGATGACCGGCGAGCGGACTCGAGAGCAGCGGTTGCAGCTCGGTCCAACCTTGGAGCCGCGTCGCTAGACCCGTGTCCAGCAGGTACAGCTTGGGACTCTTGATGAGGCGCTTGTTGAGGTTGTCGTAGTGTGGGGGCAGGCGATACACGATCCCGTTGTCTTCCAGAATCGCGAGCCAAGCCTGCACAGTCGTGACTTCCACGCCAGAAACAGCACCGATCTCCGAGGCATTGAGCAGTGCGCCGACTCTCCCCGCCACGAGCTGAAGCACCTTCGTGAATGCTGCCTTCTTTTGGATACCAGCTGCCGAAACGATGTCTCCCTCGACAAAGGTGGAGACGAGATCGTTCAAGTAGCGGACCGCGTCGAGCTCCGGGCTGACGTAGAGTTCAGGCCATCCGCCTTTGAGAAAGTAGGTGTTGGGTTGGAAGCCAGGGGTCTGGGATGAAAGCTCGTGTGCAGAGAGAGTGTTCAGATCCAGGTACGTGGCGCGACCGGCCAGCGATTCGCTGACCTCGCCGCGAAGCAGTGTTTGATTGGAGCCCGTGACCCAGATGTCGACCGGCTCCGCGTTGCGATGGCGCCTCCACTCGTCGACCCGACGCTTCAGCTCGGGAAACAGAGCGGGCGCGCGCGCAGCCTCGTCCAGCACGACTGGTTCAGCGAAGCTATCGAGAAAACCTCTGGGGTCCTCCTGGGCCCGGCGCCTGACCGCTGCATCATCGAGGTACACGACGCGGTGAGTGCCGAGCCGTTCGAGGAAGGACGTCTTTCCCGCTTGTCGAGGCCCCTTCAAGACCTTGATGGGAAGCGCGGGGGAGCCCGAGCGGCTGAGAAAATCTCTTTGAATCCAGATAATTGGCTAGTTTAGTTTGTGAAACAAGATTGGTCAAGACGCCAGCGGTCGAAGCGGGTGAAGTACTCGAACCCTGCTGTCGGGGCGACAGGCGACGAGCCAGGCACGGGAAGCGAGCAGCGTCACTCCAGTCCGCATCCCGACGCTCGAACGGTTCGGTGAACGGTTCACAGCGCATCGCGCCGCGGCGCACGCGCGGGAAATGCAGCCGTTCTGCGGTGGCACGTCGGTTGCTCTGCATCCAGGCGGAGGAAGCGAGATGAGAATTGCGCACGGACTCGGTTTGGTAGTGATGGGAATCGGCCTGTTGGCGTGCAGCTCGGGAAGCGGTGGTGGAGGTTCCCCCGGGGGCGGAGGCAACAGTGGCAACGGCTTCGGTGGCAGTGGCTTCGGTGGCAATGGTTTCGGTGGTAACGCCGGAAGCACCAGCAGCGGAGGGAGTAGCGCGGGTGGCGGTGGCGCCGTGACGGCGGGCACGCCAACATCTCTCGAGGCTCAGGCAGTGGGCGCCTACGCTCAGTACGGGTCCTCGTGTACGAGTGGCTCGGCCGTTCAGGGTTTTGCTGCTTTTCTCTGCCCTGGGGGGCGCATCCGGGCCGCGGGCAAGTTCACGAACGCAACAGAATTGATGTGCGGCAGCTACACGACCAAGGCTGCAACCTACTCGAACTGCAACGACAAGGTCGGGTGTTTTCCCAAGGTCAACGCCAGCGTCAAAGACACGCTCATCATTGGCGGTCAGTCCGACGTTGCCAACCTCGACTTCACGATGCTCATGGTCGAGGGTGACAGTGGCACCGAACTCATGCGCCCGACGGTTTGTGGCGACAACTCTTCTGGTTGGGTCTACCTCGCGCGCGTAGCCGGAGACGTGGGTGAAGACTACTGTGTGTCCGATGCCTGTCCCGCTCCCGGAGGGTCGAGCGGTGGAGGTTACGGCCAGTGTGGTACCGACTGCGACTGTGGTGAGTGCTGGTACTGCGAGTCCGGCACCTGCCGCTACGGTGGTGAGGGGCCCTACGGTTGCTACCGCGGTTGTTCAGGTTGAGTACAGGTGGAATTCGCGCTGCCCCCTTTGCATGGGGGTGGCGCGTCACACCAGATGCCACTGAATCTCGAGTCGCGATCCGTCGTGCGGATGCACCGCTATCGGAAGCGAGAGGCCTTGGGTGAGACGGGGCACGAGCAGGGCAGGGATGCCAGTGACGTGCTCCAAGTGTCGCGGAGCTTGACCTGCCACCTGAACCTCGAGAGACAGGCGCGCCATGCCATCGTGCGCGACAGCGATCTCCCGCACCGTCGCGCGCCCCGGCAACGCGTTCTCGCGGAACCACACCTCGTCGCGGTACCTGCTGCGTGCCTGGAGAAGACCGAGTACGAAGGCCATGGCGAAGACACCAAAGAACACTCCAACACCTAGCGTCACGATGCGGTCGGTGCCCTCGGCGAATACTCCGTAGAGCAGCATGCCAGCGCTCAGCAGCCCGAGGCTGACGATCATGAAGTACAGGCCAAGGAAGTCTCCATCGACGGGCGGTGGCGGATCGACGCGAAGCTTCGGCGCATCACCCTGCGCAGCGGAGGACTGCACGAACGACGTAGCGCCACAGTAGACACACTCGGCAGAGTTGGCGCCTGTCGCGATGCGGAGCGCCCCTCCGCAGTTCTCGCACTTCGCCAAGACCGTTTGCACGCTACGGCGATGCTAGACCCGCGCCGACGACTTGGAAAGACGCAGCTGCAGAACAGCAACCCCCGTGTCGCAGGCGCGCGCGCCTACTTCGGCTGACCTGCGCAGCGGGGCGTCTGGAGCGCGGTGTTGACCTCGGCGCAGGTCGTTGCGTGATCGATCTCAGCTGCGCACGCCTTCGACACCTGTGTTCTCATGGGGTGCTTGCAGCCGATGCAACAGCCCTCGTCGCTGACGCCGCGACACGTGTCGAGCTTGTCGCAGGCATCGCCGCTGAGCGCGACATCGACGCGCGGCTGGGCCTCCGGAGGCGGCGTCGACGCCTTGGCCGGCTCCGGCGACGCCTTGGCCGGCTCCGGCGACTCGCACGCGGCATAGCGCGCTCCACCGCATGCGCACATGCACGGAGTCTGGGCGGGATCGCAGATGAAGTCACAGCTGCACACGCAGCCCTCGGTGAAGCGCGGCGCGCATTCTGCTTTTGCAACGCATTCGCAGTAGTCGAGGTCTGCACAAGGCCCGCTCGTGCGGGACGGCTCGAGGGGCGGGATGCGCACCGGATTCGCGGGAGCGTTGACGGGCGCCTTGGTGGGAGTCGACGGCGTGGATGGCCCGGCTGGCGACTCGTTGCCGCGCCTAGCACCGCAAGCAGCGACCCCAGTCGCAACCAGCACGAACCAGCGCTGCCGCATCGCCGCAGGCTAGCGCCGCGCTCGACCCACCGCAATCCAGCGTCGCGGCGGCGCGAGAGCGACCGTGCATCCAGACAAGGCTGACAAGCTCACGGTTCGAACTCTTGACGTCGCTGCCATAGCAAGCGACCGAGGTAGAGCGTCATCAGGGGAAACGCGACGGCTAACAATCGGGCCCAGATGATGTCGCGTGCGCTCCAAGCGTTGCGCTGCTCGAGGGTGTAGTAGGGCTTGCCGTCAACTGCCACGGTTTCGATGAACACCGTAGGCTTCGGATCACCAGCCGGTTCTTTGGGATGCATGCGCGCTCCGCGCTCGACCTGGAAGCTGAGACGCGCACCAGGTCGCGAAGCTGCCCTCACGAAGCCGCCGCGATCCGGGATGTCCCGTAGGCGGTCGATGGGAACGCGGTAGCAGATTGGATCATCGGGAAGGAAGATGTCTACGAACGGCTCCTTGCGACTGAGCAGGACGGAAACGGACTCGGGAGTGGCTGTGACGGTCTCGAGATCGGCCTCCGTCCACACGCGATAGGTGACGACCTTGTAAAGACAGGCGACCGACACGGCGATTCCGAAAACGAACGCGAGCAGCAGTTGGCCCTTGCCGAGATGGACTCGGTCCGCTTTCTGCGGCGACTCGCGGGGCTGGTCCTGCGCTGCAAGCTCGGAGCGCCTGCGCTTCCGCCGTTGGGCCATCGTGGATTGAGACTACGCTGCGACTGGACTGGTCTTCCCGAAATGTACCGACGACGGGCGCCGAGGCCGCGTGCCGGCCCATTGGCCAGCCGGCGACGTCCCTCCCCCCAACCTCCCGGAAAAGCGACCCGATCGACGCAAAGTTCAAAGAATTCCTCGATAGTGCTCGCCGAAAGTCGTAAGCGTTCGAGTGAGCCGAGGTGCGGGCCGCACTGGCTCCCCACGAAAGGAGACGCATGGGATCGCGACCAAGCTTCGAGAAACGCAGAAAAGAACAGAAACGCAAAGAGAAGCAGCACGCCAAGCAAGCTCGCCGCGCGGAAGCGGCCGCGCGAGACGACGACAAGGCCAAGCCCGACGACGCGATAGCCCACATCGTTCCTGGGCCGCAGCCGACAGTCATCCAGATGGAAATCGAGGCGATGGACGAGGAGGAGCCGTAGCGTCCTGCATCGCGAGGCACACCGTGACCCGCGCGCTGCTTTTTTCAGCGCGCGCGCTTGGTGTCGCAGCTAGCCTAGGGAGTCCGCGATTCGCTACGGAAGTCGGGAGCAGCGGAGCGCTGGCTACAGCTCCAGTAGGAACCGCGGACGCAGGACACTATGCGGCGCAACGGGTCACGACGAATTCGCCGTAGTCGTCGCCGCGTTCGATGCCTTTGACCTGCTCGCACTCGAACGTATAGATGCCGTCGGGGTAGGGCTTGGTGCCATACGCGATGTCCATGAATGCCCCGCACACGCCGCGGATCATGAAGGCGGCGGCGTAGGGAGTGGTGCCGTAGCTGACGACATCGGACTCGTAGTAGTCGTAGGCGCGCACGACCATGCGCTCCCCGGGGACGAGCTCGACGATCTCGGACTTGGCCCAGCCCCAGGCGGTGAAGACCGCGAAGGCGCCGTGCAGCACGTCTTCGGGGGCCTTCTCCACCATCGGAGCGACGATGGCTTTCCACTCTTCGGAATTGATGATGCCCCAGCCCGTGTGATAGCCGCACTCGTGCGCAGCGTTGACGAGCAAAGCGGCAGCCGCTTCCTGCAGATTGGGTGGAACGCTGTTGACGATCTTCTCCGCGAACAGGTTCCAGAACTCGGCGGGCAGTTGATTGACGAGCACGCCAAACGCCGGAATCAAGCCGTCTTCGTCTCCGATGACGCTGACCTGGGACATGTCGTCGACGATTTTCTTGCGATCGATAGCCATGATCTTGCTCCTACACTCGCACCGCGCTGAAGAC
This genomic stretch from Polyangiaceae bacterium harbors:
- a CDS encoding sodium:solute symporter family protein: MNLVAWAIAAYVVLQMIIGYVASRRVRTETDYLLAGRRLGLPLVTLSVFSTWFGAEACIGSAGAVHRSGLSGSIAEPFGYTLCLVIAGTFYAARLRAGNYTTLADLFRERFSPGAEKFAALVMVPTSVLWAGAQVRAFGQVLDHATGIGLTAAIALAAGVAVFYTVLGGLYADAVTDMVQAIVLIVGLVVLSVLVFSRLGGLDALAAVPAARLSLIPAAASKSEVVEAWAVPVIGSLFAQELAARAMAARTPSVARRGTLLAAGLYFCVGLLPVILGLVGGGTLTSLEHPEQLLPALAEQHLSTVAYVIFVGALVSAILSTVDSTLLVSASMVSHNLLPALWPEQSEASKVRSARWMVVISGALALLLALSAESVVELVEQSSAFGGAGVFVAGTFGLLGLRGGPKTAMATLVIGASSYLIAGPMLGLSAPFTTSLLASLLTWLAFARRPATAT
- a CDS encoding kelch repeat-containing protein; the protein is MRKLFETVVLGGTLTIACSDPNQGVASAPDSGLPTADAQVDATDAAPDAPTTVDPAGFRVTGALWHARSAHTATLLDDGRVLVVGGESVTTRSPLASVELYDPVTESWTEGPTLPEARSNHVAVKLSDGRVLVAGGGISAPIGVPKGEGVLASALLYDPVSNSWTPTGEMHEARSHFAALRLPSGNVLVAGGGAGTHDHGSTCNGYGVTDCGPIGDALASAEIYDTSKGTFAPTGPLASARYSFTLDAASGADALAVGGANDFKESFASTERFDEASGVWSPGPALASADRLFHSAAPLPSGRLLVGGGKKSNTAMLNSAVWVDVKGMSSELTGSLGTAHTVGAFVPLASGHVLSVGGFTCPNPCAPIALAEIYDEASGAWTGIGALATDRAGHSATRLKDGRVLVVGGFSAAGNLTSCEVTE
- a CDS encoding alpha/beta fold hydrolase — its product is MLRRTGAALVAVALLLAVVHLTFRASVSYALAYAPNGGGLGPGASRPLPLPCDATELRVAVGPPAATLSAWVLTPKTTQIQRQTVILLHGVRLDKSSMLAHARSFVAAGHRAVVVDLRGHGHSTGTHLTYGTREAQDVSQLIDVLSKKHPEARFAVFGYSYGAAVAIRLGQIDPRISAVVSVAAFSSLRSVVTDYEKRYLPTAGRLIPDTWLDQAVGDAAATAAFDPEDTPLAAVARARTPMLLIHGLADTQVSPEHARKLHAAARDHAELVLLPRETHDSVLRDESGAIRAAAIAFLRRHSG
- a CDS encoding thioredoxin family protein translates to MGLFSALFGPKHEVLPVHIETEADFKREVTRSEVPVILDVWSDGCVPCRQLAPVMTDVATRYEGRIKVAEVNTSGPIGVLQRLGVTATPTVLIFQDGKELGRVVGYHPRSWFDEMIETEFPDEAASDAD
- a CDS encoding ATP-binding protein, yielding MKGPRQAGKTSFLERLGTHRVVYLDDAAVRRRAQEDPRGFLDSFAEPVVLDEAARAPALFPELKRRVDEWRRHRNAEPVDIWVTGSNQTLLRGEVSESLAGRATYLDLNTLSAHELSSQTPGFQPNTYFLKGGWPELYVSPELDAVRYLNDLVSTFVEGDIVSAAGIQKKAAFTKVLQLVAGRVGALLNASEIGAVSGVEVTTVQAWLAILEDNGIVYRLPPHYDNLNKRLIKSPKLYLLDTGLATRLQGWTELQPLLSSPLAGHLWENLVVGEVVRCFQNRGLPPQLSFVRSKERVEVDLLVHLPNRRAVAIEIKWTPQGFTSKQLALLETLSLDIVARWVVAGHRAPGSGQDVVLVEELWDALDAVW